DNA from Nematostella vectensis chromosome 5, jaNemVect1.1, whole genome shotgun sequence:
GTTGTGGATGTACCTTCACTCTTACTGGTTGACCAACAACAAGACTAGGCAGTGACTTCGCTGTGCGATCATGATAGTGTTTGGCCTGCTTGCGCTTTTGGATGATCTGTTCTGTCACCGCTGCCTGCACTTCGGGCTTGTACAGGGCCTGGCTGCAAGGCAACATAGACCTGGTTCGGCGGGACATAAGTCGTTGTGCCGGTGAGCTGGATGTTCCTGGAGTTGGTGAGTTTCTCCATTCCAATAGTGACTTCCACAGGTCTGAGCCGTCTTTCTTCGCCTTGATGATGATTCTCTTCATAATCTTCACTGCCGACTCCACCTTCCTGTTAGACTTGTGGTGATGAGGACTTACAGTTACGTGATATATTTCCCAGGCCTTGGTGAACTCTCAGAATTCCTGTGAACTGTAGTTGGTTCCATTGTCTGATATAAGATCTGCTGGTGTCCCGTGGGTTGCAAATATCGGTTTCATCTGCTGGATAAGAGTTTTAGATGATGACATGTCTGAAAGCTGAACTAGTTCTATGTAGTCAGAGTACAGATCTACTAGGACCAAGTAGTGTTCGCCTTGCACTTCCAGGCAATCACTGGCAACTGCTTGCCATGGTAGCTGAGGTATGGGATGTGTCATTATTGGCTCTTTCTGCTGTGCTGGTTGCATTTCTTGACAGGTGGAGCATCGCTGTACTGCTTCTGTAAGATCAGCTGACATGCCTGGCCAATACATGATGTCTCTAGCTGTATTTGTAGTGTACTGGATACCTAGGTGTGACGCATGTGCTCGTGTTGTCATCTCGGTTCTCATTGTTGTAGGAATGACGATCCTGGTTCTCCTGAAGGCAAGTCCGTTCTGAGTTGATAGTTCATAACTGTATGGCCAGTATTCACGAATACAAGTGGGAACTTCAGCTTTGTTGTCTGGCTAACCTTGCTTGGTGACTGTCATCAAGGTTTGGAGTGAAGAATCTTTCGCTGTCTCTCGTCTGA
Protein-coding regions in this window:
- the LOC116613848 gene encoding uncharacterized protein K02A2.6-like produces the protein MTTRAHASHLGIQYTTNTARDIMYWPGMSADLTEAVQRCSTCQEMQPAQQKEPIMTHPIPQLPWQAVASDCLEVQGEHYLVLVDLYSDYIELVQLSDMSSSKTLIQQMKPIFATHGTPADLISDNGTNYSSQEF